A stretch of Lathyrus oleraceus cultivar Zhongwan6 chromosome 6, CAAS_Psat_ZW6_1.0, whole genome shotgun sequence DNA encodes these proteins:
- the LOC127094597 gene encoding uncharacterized protein LOC127094597 has protein sequence MTGIFVDTLKDPFFGRLVSSAASDFAHLVTIRDRIEKGLSDGKIPGAVAVPSAPKKYSGGFQKKREGETNTISRGYKGKQQASYGQVVVVVPIPYQQPMQQQQVYQPQHQQHRQQQNTAPPRQFKPRPQRRQLDPLLVPYSQIFPYLQNEGLLTLRELKSVVFPYPPGYNANAHCEFHMGAPGHTLENCFAFQNRVQDLIEAKAISFTPRRPNVNTNPMPTHGDASVSAIEESDQGEFILKVEEIQTPIARIGAQLLKSGLIPEELVDEENNKKLRDFIQQMLDQGKLQINRCVKSKGEEEIAVVDIPYDEVNVEIPISPLVIEFPASFTYEDEKAVPWIYQPRAFKQGQEDQPLMINEPNVTSIVGPIGMTRSGRMFAPRTADTSTKAKGKEVVFRIPIPNQEMQDMHLSPKAAVTREEAEGFLRIIKKSDYKVVDQLNQTPSKISMFSLLLNSRSTQEFVVESIERRTYHERRNDRTV, from the coding sequence ATGACTGGAATATTTGTGGACACGCTGAAGGACCCATTCTTTGGTAGACTGGTGAGTAGTGCAGCGTCCGACTTTGCGCATCTAGTCACAATCAGAGATCGCATAGAAAAAGGGTTGAGCGATGGAAAAATTCCAGGAGCTGTGGCAGTCCCTAGCGCACCGAAAAAGTATTCTGGAGGCTTCCAgaagaaaagagaaggtgaaacGAACACTATATCCAGAGGCTATAAGGGGAAGCAACAAGCTTCATATGGCCAAGTCGTCGTCGTGGTACCCATACCTTATCAACAACCAATGCAGCAACAGCAAgtgtatcaaccacaacatcaacaacatcgtcaacaGCAAAACACCGCGCCACCAAGACAATTCAAGCCAAGGCCTCAAAGAAGGCAACTTGATCCTCTACTAGTACCTTATAGCCAAATATTCCCATATCTGCAAAATGAGGGCCTTCTAACATTGAGGGAGCTAAAATCAGTTGTTTTTCCATATCCACCCGGATATAATGCTAACGCCCATTGTGAGTTTCACATGGGAGCGCCCGGTCATACCTTGGAGAATTGTTTTGCATTTCAAAATcgggtacaagacttgatcgaagcAAAGGCTATCTCTTTCACTCCAAGACGCCCGAATGTGAACACCAATCCCATGCCAACACATGGGGATGCTTccgtcagtgccattgaggagagtgatcAAGGTGAATTTAtccttaaggttgaagaaattCAAACCCCTATCGCCAGGATAGGAGCACAATTGCTAAAGAGTGGTCTGATCCCGGAGGAGCTAGTTGATGAAGAGAATAATAAAAAGTTGAGGGATTTTATACAACAAATGTTGGATCAAGGCAAGTTACAGATAAATCGTTGTGTCAAGAGCAAGGGAGAGGAAGAGATAGCCGTGGTGGACATCCCTTATGATGAGGTTAATGTGGAAATACCTATAAGCCCATTGGTGATAGAGTTTCCAGCATCGTTCACGTATGAAGATGAGAAGGCGGTCCCGtggatatatcagcccagagcttttaagcaagGGCAGGAAGACCAACCCTTGATGATCAACGAACCAAACGTCACCTCGATTGTGGGGCCGATAGGAATGACACGTAGTGGCCGAATGTTCGCGCCAAGGACTGCTGATACTTCTACAAAGGCTAAAGGGAAGGAAGTTGTTTTCCGAATCCCCATCCCTAATCAAGAAATGCAAGACATGCACCTGTCTCCTAAAGCTGCAGTCACTCGTGAAGAGGCCGAGGGATTTCTGaggataatcaagaagagtgattataaaGTGGTGGACCAACTGAATCAAACACCTTCAAAAATCTCCATGTTTTCTTTATTGCTCAACTCAAGAAGCACACAAGAATTCGTTGTTGAAAGTATTGAGCGCCGCACATATCACGAAAGACGTAACGATAGAACAGTTTGA